Proteins from a single region of Segatella copri:
- a CDS encoding glycoside hydrolase family 2 TIM barrel-domain containing protein, translated as MIKRSITFMTLALALTTLCQAQSRKVINLPSWDFSRDGKTWQQVAVPHDWAIAGPFDKKWDLQMVAIEQNGETEKTEKSGRSGALPWIGEGMYKMNWTAPKGYKRAVLVFDGAMSQPVVSVNGKEAGRWAYGYNAFRIDITPFIQFGKSNLIEVHLNNVEESSRWYPGGGLYRPVFIELYGNENFSTWDTFVRTLKADKQEAEVEVNALLEGKTGKSGKTVIALLDEAGKKVAEQTVTGANPEIKTTLKVANPQLWSPESPYLYQVKLIRYEGKKVADVQTLKTGIRTIAVSKDYGFQLNGVTRKLKGVCLHHDLGPLGAAENKAALIRQIKTMKQMGCDAIRTAHNMPSTMQMEICDSLGMMVMAESFDMWIYPKCKNGYANFFKEWSDKDITNLVKHHRNHPSIVMWSIGNEIPEQWSKEGVQIAKHLQDICHQYDPSRPVTQGMDQAEAALKSGFAQVMDVPGFNYRVHKYYKNIEQLPQGFLLGSETASTVSSRGVYKFPVVVSDKATYPDGQCSSYDTEYCSWSNLPDDDWKMQDDYSWVIGEFVWTGYDYLGEPTPYDTYWPSRSSYFGICDLAGLPKDRYYMYRARWNEQQHTTHLLPHWNWKGREGQVTPVYCYTDGVEGELFVNGKSQGRVRKDKSSRLDRYRLRWNNVKYEPGEIRVVTYNQYGDKVGEDVKRTAGEPAQMKFSVETPDHEPIACMVEGCTDEHNVLLNADGNDLAFITVSLQDKDGNECPLADDELTFEVSGAGTFKAACNGDATSLEPFTQPQMKLFSGKLVVIVQSSKQKGDIILKVKDSKRNIEKSITLQAI; from the coding sequence ATGATCAAGAGAAGCATTACTTTCATGACTCTTGCCCTGGCACTCACTACGCTGTGCCAGGCGCAGAGCAGAAAGGTTATTAACCTGCCTTCATGGGACTTCTCCCGTGATGGCAAGACGTGGCAGCAGGTAGCTGTTCCGCACGACTGGGCTATCGCGGGTCCTTTCGATAAGAAATGGGACCTGCAGATGGTGGCCATCGAGCAGAATGGCGAAACCGAAAAGACCGAGAAGTCGGGGCGCTCTGGTGCGCTGCCTTGGATAGGTGAAGGAATGTATAAGATGAACTGGACGGCTCCTAAGGGCTATAAGCGTGCCGTACTCGTCTTCGACGGTGCCATGAGCCAGCCTGTTGTCAGCGTCAATGGCAAGGAGGCTGGCAGATGGGCTTACGGCTACAATGCCTTCCGCATCGACATCACACCTTTCATCCAGTTTGGTAAGAGTAATCTCATCGAGGTACATCTTAATAATGTAGAGGAGAGCAGTCGTTGGTATCCGGGAGGCGGTCTTTACCGTCCGGTTTTCATAGAACTCTATGGCAACGAAAACTTCTCTACCTGGGATACCTTCGTGCGTACCCTGAAAGCTGATAAGCAGGAAGCTGAAGTAGAAGTAAATGCGCTGCTGGAAGGAAAGACTGGTAAGTCGGGCAAGACCGTTATAGCCCTGTTGGATGAGGCTGGCAAGAAGGTTGCCGAGCAGACCGTCACAGGTGCCAATCCTGAAATCAAGACTACTCTGAAGGTAGCGAATCCTCAGCTCTGGTCTCCGGAATCTCCTTATCTCTATCAGGTAAAACTTATCCGATATGAAGGAAAGAAGGTGGCTGATGTTCAGACCCTGAAGACCGGTATCCGCACCATCGCCGTATCCAAGGATTATGGCTTCCAACTCAATGGTGTTACCCGTAAACTGAAAGGTGTCTGTCTGCACCACGACCTCGGTCCGTTGGGTGCAGCAGAGAACAAGGCAGCTCTCATCCGCCAGATCAAGACGATGAAGCAGATGGGTTGCGATGCTATCCGTACTGCCCACAACATGCCTTCTACCATGCAGATGGAAATCTGCGATTCCCTCGGTATGATGGTAATGGCAGAGAGTTTCGATATGTGGATTTATCCTAAATGCAAGAACGGCTATGCCAACTTCTTCAAGGAGTGGAGCGATAAGGATATCACCAATCTGGTAAAGCACCATCGCAACCATCCTAGCATCGTGATGTGGAGCATCGGTAACGAGATTCCTGAACAGTGGAGCAAGGAGGGTGTGCAGATTGCTAAGCATCTGCAGGATATCTGTCATCAGTACGACCCATCCCGCCCTGTTACCCAGGGTATGGATCAGGCTGAGGCTGCCCTGAAGAGTGGATTTGCCCAGGTAATGGACGTGCCGGGCTTCAACTATCGCGTACATAAATATTATAAGAATATCGAGCAGTTGCCTCAGGGCTTCCTCCTCGGTTCTGAAACCGCCTCTACGGTCAGCTCCCGTGGCGTATACAAGTTCCCGGTAGTGGTAAGTGATAAGGCTACCTATCCTGATGGTCAGTGCTCAAGCTATGATACCGAATACTGTTCCTGGAGCAATCTTCCGGATGATGACTGGAAGATGCAGGATGACTACAGTTGGGTAATCGGTGAGTTTGTATGGACCGGTTACGACTATCTGGGCGAGCCTACTCCTTACGATACCTACTGGCCAAGCCGTAGCAGCTACTTCGGCATCTGTGACCTTGCCGGACTTCCAAAGGACCGCTACTATATGTATCGTGCCCGCTGGAACGAGCAGCAGCATACCACCCATCTTCTTCCTCACTGGAACTGGAAGGGCAGAGAAGGACAGGTTACCCCTGTATATTGCTATACCGATGGTGTGGAAGGCGAACTCTTCGTCAACGGCAAGAGTCAGGGCAGGGTTCGCAAGGACAAGTCAAGCCGTCTGGACCGCTACCGTCTGCGCTGGAACAATGTGAAGTATGAACCGGGTGAGATTCGCGTGGTTACCTATAACCAGTATGGCGATAAGGTTGGCGAGGACGTGAAGCGTACCGCCGGCGAGCCTGCGCAGATGAAGTTCAGTGTAGAAACACCTGATCATGAGCCTATTGCCTGCATGGTAGAAGGCTGTACCGATGAGCACAATGTGCTTCTGAATGCCGATGGCAACGACCTTGCCTTCATCACCGTGAGTCTGCAGGATAAGGACGGCAATGAATGTCCGCTTGCCGATGACGAACTGACCTTCGAGGTGAGTGGTGCCGGCACTTTTAAGGCAGCCTGCAATGGCGATGCCACATCGCTCGAACCGTTCACCCAGCCACAGATGAAACTCTTCTCCGGCAAACTCGTTGTCATCGTACAGAGCAGCAAGCAGAAGGGCGACATCATCCTGAAGGTAAAAGACAGCAAGCGAAATATCGAAAAGTCGATTACGCTCCAGGCAATATAA
- a CDS encoding two-component regulator propeller domain-containing protein, translating into MKKSIKPIYRISMAIAMLFISLAIHAQRFVNTSLEGAQAVCAITQDSDGMIWLGTDNGLYSYDGYHGYRHFQEHTFSNTRVNALGFEGRMLYLATGNGILKFDTQSYQYAETPAMKAFADETKRRQLKELRVLDMKGGKTDFGGDVYALLSTPRGLLVGSLAGLHLGSRLIPLRAGEQPLVNALAYDAKRRCYWIGTEGALYCADLQLRNFSQIPALNGNSIKCLSADAAGNLYIGTDNGLYQMALSNAITHYIHDSRDDASIPNNIVWACFVDKWQNVWVGTDNGLSRLTTHTYYRYVSLDKITMSGEGNCLHAMLQTRNGEWWMGGTNGLIHFTRNAEGYQNVAWYKQNSSAFPLSHNRVRKIYEDHDGDVWICTDHGINFYDRSSHQMRNFIVYDKSGKYSTAWAYDILQDKKGRIWMGSYQGGVFVMDKAALLSGKTIADWHYSDKGKNALSGLHVGQMVMDGKGRIWVSTYTRLNCINPNNMKVVQVANSDVVNYLMADSKGNIWMGDNSSVTCYYAAGSVLGNSFSSKTWQIGGKVSTMCDVEGKMWVVSGNECCVINPEGESQRFMIPSVVPLNICYSRQTHEVMMGGNDGYVAISSDVVQKPKQFTRLMLAGIIVNGEAREERGEILELKSDENNFTLQLTDLPFADHPSAVYAYKLEGSDHDWHYLNSGNIDITYNGLSYGDYHLTVHAVDGEGKIAVEVYSLDISVLPPWYLSWWCKLFYITALIVFVAWLVSWYFLRKELADAQKQKAEVLEQVQMRIDFFNRLTEDLKAAVAHHSFDEVTALMVRYLNVKIPDVSSSVATGLSASPVSEPESSSSEPVPARSESSEEEKKMVDVSELDAADKRLLEEINEAIEKHMIDSDFNVSMLQDVIGIGGKQLYRKTKAITGRTPVEYIREMRMSRAAELLSQGKFSVSEVMYTVGFSNSSYFSKCFSKEYGMTPTEYMKVKR; encoded by the coding sequence ATGAAAAAGTCAATAAAACCTATATACCGCATCAGCATGGCAATTGCTATGCTCTTTATTTCGCTTGCCATCCATGCGCAGCGTTTCGTCAACACCTCCCTTGAAGGTGCTCAGGCAGTTTGTGCCATTACCCAGGACAGTGATGGAATGATATGGCTCGGAACCGACAACGGTCTTTACAGCTATGATGGTTATCATGGCTACCGCCATTTTCAGGAACATACATTCAGCAATACGCGTGTCAATGCGCTCGGTTTCGAGGGCAGAATGCTCTATCTGGCTACCGGCAACGGTATCCTGAAATTCGATACGCAATCTTATCAATATGCCGAAACACCTGCCATGAAGGCTTTTGCAGATGAGACGAAACGCAGGCAGTTGAAGGAACTCCGTGTGCTCGATATGAAAGGCGGTAAGACTGACTTCGGTGGCGATGTCTATGCCTTGCTCTCTACTCCGCGAGGCTTGCTCGTAGGTTCGCTCGCTGGTCTGCATCTCGGCAGCAGACTGATTCCGCTCCGTGCCGGAGAACAGCCGCTGGTCAATGCGCTCGCCTATGATGCCAAGCGCCGATGCTACTGGATTGGAACCGAGGGCGCTCTCTATTGTGCCGATCTGCAGCTCAGGAACTTCTCACAGATTCCAGCTCTCAACGGCAATTCCATCAAATGTCTCTCTGCCGATGCTGCCGGCAATCTCTATATCGGAACCGATAACGGACTCTATCAGATGGCACTCTCCAATGCCATCACCCATTATATCCACGATTCCCGCGATGATGCTTCTATTCCTAACAACATCGTCTGGGCTTGCTTTGTAGATAAATGGCAGAATGTATGGGTGGGTACTGACAATGGACTCTCCCGTCTCACTACCCATACCTATTACCGCTATGTATCGCTCGATAAGATTACGATGTCGGGTGAGGGCAACTGTCTCCATGCCATGCTCCAGACCCGTAACGGCGAATGGTGGATGGGCGGTACCAACGGTCTGATTCATTTCACCCGGAATGCTGAAGGTTATCAGAATGTGGCATGGTACAAGCAGAACAGCTCTGCCTTCCCGCTGAGTCATAACCGTGTACGCAAGATTTATGAAGACCATGACGGCGATGTATGGATCTGTACCGACCATGGCATCAACTTCTATGACCGCAGTTCTCATCAGATGCGCAACTTCATCGTCTACGATAAGAGTGGCAAGTATTCTACTGCCTGGGCTTACGATATTCTCCAGGACAAGAAGGGCAGGATATGGATGGGTTCTTATCAGGGCGGTGTCTTCGTGATGGATAAGGCGGCTCTTCTGAGCGGCAAGACCATAGCCGACTGGCATTACTCGGACAAGGGAAAGAATGCGCTCTCTGGTTTGCATGTAGGTCAGATGGTGATGGATGGAAAGGGTAGGATTTGGGTTTCTACCTATACCCGTCTCAACTGCATCAATCCGAACAATATGAAGGTGGTGCAGGTAGCTAACTCAGATGTTGTCAACTATCTGATGGCAGACAGCAAGGGCAATATCTGGATGGGTGATAACAGTTCGGTAACCTGTTATTATGCAGCCGGTTCTGTGCTGGGTAACAGCTTTTCTTCCAAGACATGGCAGATTGGTGGCAAGGTAAGTACCATGTGCGATGTGGAAGGCAAGATGTGGGTGGTATCGGGCAATGAATGCTGCGTAATCAATCCTGAGGGCGAGAGCCAGCGCTTCATGATTCCTTCTGTTGTGCCGCTCAACATCTGTTACAGCAGACAGACTCATGAGGTAATGATGGGCGGCAATGACGGCTATGTGGCAATCAGTTCCGATGTAGTACAGAAGCCTAAGCAGTTTACCCGCTTGATGCTGGCTGGAATCATCGTAAACGGAGAGGCTCGTGAGGAGCGTGGAGAAATCCTGGAACTGAAGAGTGATGAGAACAACTTCACCTTGCAGCTCACCGACCTTCCTTTTGCCGATCATCCTTCAGCCGTTTATGCTTACAAACTCGAAGGCAGCGATCACGACTGGCATTATCTGAACTCCGGCAATATCGATATCACCTACAATGGTTTGTCTTATGGCGATTATCATCTTACGGTTCATGCCGTGGATGGTGAAGGCAAGATAGCCGTCGAGGTTTATTCGCTCGACATCTCCGTCCTGCCGCCTTGGTATCTCTCCTGGTGGTGCAAGCTCTTCTATATCACGGCACTCATCGTGTTTGTGGCATGGCTGGTAAGCTGGTATTTTCTGCGCAAGGAACTGGCTGATGCCCAGAAGCAGAAGGCTGAGGTGTTGGAGCAGGTACAGATGCGTATAGACTTCTTCAACCGTCTGACGGAAGATTTGAAGGCAGCTGTGGCTCATCATTCATTTGATGAGGTGACTGCTCTGATGGTCCGCTACCTGAACGTGAAGATTCCTGATGTGTCATCTTCTGTTGCCACTGGGTTATCCGCTTCGCCTGTATCTGAGCCTGAGTCATCATCCTCAGAACCAGTTCCTGCACGATCTGAGTCTTCTGAAGAGGAAAAGAAGATGGTAGATGTCAGCGAGTTGGATGCGGCAGACAAGCGTCTGCTCGAAGAGATCAATGAGGCGATAGAGAAGCATATGATTGATTCCGACTTCAACGTTTCGATGTTGCAGGATGTGATAGGTATAGGTGGCAAGCAGCTGTATCGCAAAACGAAGGCGATAACGGGTCGTACGCCTGTAGAGTATATCCGTGAGATGCGTATGAGCCGTGCTGCCGAGCTCCTGAGCCAGGGCAAGTTCAGTGTTTCCGAGGTGATGTATACCGTTGGTTTTTCCAACAGCAGTTATTTCTCCAAATGCTTCTCCAAGGAGTATGGCATGACTCCTACGGAATATATGAAGGTGAAGAGGTAA
- a CDS encoding glycoside hydrolase family 53 protein, translating into MKNIFGKAILLASALLFSITGTSCSSDDSTVHEQEKTYDMSGFAKGADVSWLTEMEKDGVKFYNQNGKATECMKLLREEETNSIRLRVWVNPEGGWCGKDDVIAKAWRAQQLGFRLMIDFHYSDTWADPGNQKVPAAWQGYTAEQMKQAVADHTKDVLNALKDRGVTNVEWVQVGNETRDGMLFNSDEAVTGQVSKNAANFAAYVNAGYDAVKAVYPQAKVIVHVDEGNNLGRYTWLFGELKKKGGKWDVIGMSLYPEDNNWQDLTTNCLNNIKTLSEQYNCHVIISEIGMWWGSDQAAPMMKKMVDGCKAISTCEGIFYWEPEVYNNWKPANYTTLGWSAYTKGAFDNSGKPTAVFDAYK; encoded by the coding sequence ATGAAGAATATATTTGGAAAAGCCATATTGCTGGCTTCAGCACTCTTGTTCTCTATTACAGGAACAAGTTGCAGCAGCGACGATTCTACTGTTCACGAGCAGGAGAAAACATACGATATGAGTGGCTTCGCCAAGGGCGCCGATGTAAGTTGGCTCACAGAGATGGAGAAGGATGGTGTGAAATTCTATAATCAGAATGGCAAGGCTACAGAATGCATGAAGCTCCTCCGCGAAGAGGAAACCAATTCTATCCGTCTGCGTGTCTGGGTAAATCCGGAAGGTGGCTGGTGTGGCAAGGATGATGTCATCGCCAAGGCTTGGCGTGCTCAGCAGCTCGGCTTCCGTCTGATGATTGACTTCCACTATTCTGATACCTGGGCTGACCCGGGCAACCAGAAAGTTCCGGCTGCATGGCAGGGCTATACTGCCGAACAGATGAAACAGGCTGTGGCTGATCATACCAAGGATGTGTTGAATGCCCTGAAGGATAGAGGTGTAACCAACGTAGAGTGGGTGCAGGTGGGCAATGAAACCCGCGACGGAATGCTCTTCAACAGCGATGAGGCTGTAACCGGTCAGGTATCTAAGAATGCAGCCAACTTTGCTGCTTATGTTAACGCCGGATATGATGCCGTAAAGGCGGTTTATCCACAAGCTAAAGTCATCGTGCACGTGGATGAGGGTAATAACCTCGGCCGTTATACCTGGCTCTTTGGTGAATTGAAGAAGAAGGGTGGAAAATGGGATGTCATCGGTATGTCACTTTATCCAGAAGATAACAATTGGCAGGATTTAACCACCAATTGTCTGAATAATATTAAGACTTTATCAGAACAGTACAACTGCCATGTCATCATCTCTGAAATCGGTATGTGGTGGGGCTCTGACCAGGCTGCGCCCATGATGAAGAAGATGGTGGATGGCTGCAAGGCAATCTCTACTTGCGAGGGTATCTTCTATTGGGAACCGGAAGTTTACAACAACTGGAAGCCAGCCAACTATACCACTCTGGGTTGGTCTGCATATACCAAGGGAGCCTTCGACAACAGCGGCAAACCAACTGCCGTATTCGATGCATATAAATAA